Proteins from one Ricinus communis isolate WT05 ecotype wild-type chromosome 9, ASM1957865v1, whole genome shotgun sequence genomic window:
- the LOC8264887 gene encoding stigma-specific STIG1-like protein 1, whose translation MKLLKFFLILVLAMALLLPISTALPLEQEQDREREDIDYDLTKRSLNETTQFDPEHGSRHFPARNKFRKACRARCDKFPRICYAKGSPGPYCCKKKCVDVLTDRFNCGACGKKCKYNQICCNGKCVNPSFNRRHCGGCNHRCNNGEFCAFGLCNYA comes from the coding sequence ATGAAGTTGCTAAAgtttttcttgattcttgttcTTGCAATGGCTCTACTCCTTCCCATTAGTACTGCATTACCGCTCGAACAAGAACAAGATCGAGAACGAGAAGATATCGATTATGACTTGACCAAACGATCGCTTAATGAAACAACCCAGTTCGATCCTGAACATGGATCCCGTCATTTTCCTGCTCGAAACAAGTTTAGAAAAGCTTGTCGTGCAAGATGTGACAAGTTCCCTAGGATTTGCTATGCCAAGGGAAGTCCAGGGCCTTACTGTTGCAAGAAGAAGTGTGTGGATGTTCTAACGGATCGCTTCAACTGTGGAGCCTGTGGAAAGAAGTGCAAATACAATCAGATTTGTTGTAATGGAAAATGTGTGAATCCATCCTTCAACAGAAGGCATTGTGGAGGCTGCAACCATAGGTGCAACAACGGAGAGTTTTGTGCTTTTGGCCTTTGCAATTATGCATAG